The genomic segment CCGCCTGCTGATCGGGCTCGACCACCGCTGGCTGCTGCCGTTCTCGGCGGTCACCGGCGCGGCCCTGCTGATCGCGGCCGACGTGGTGGGCCGGGTGGTGGCGCGGCCGCAGGAGATCGACGTCGGCATCATCACGGCGCTGATCGGCGCCCCGTTCTTCATCTCCATCGTCCGCCGGCAGAAGGTGCGCGAGCTGTGACATTGCCCGCCGTCATCCACAGCCGGGTTCGCCGCTCGCGCCGCCGTGCTCTCATCATCGGCGTCCTGGTCGCGCTCATCGTCGCTCTCTACACGCTCAGCCTCATGGTCGGCGAGACCTTCTACCCGCTGTCCGACGTGTTCCGCGTGATCGCCGGCGAGACCGTGCCCGGCGCCTCGTTCACGGTCGGCGAGCTGCGGCTGCCCCGGGCCACGCTGGCCGCGCTGGCCGGGTTCTGCTTCGGCCTGGGCGGCGTGACGTTCCAGACCATGCTGCGCAACCCACTGGCCAGCCCCGACGTCATCGGCATCACCTCCGGCGCGAGCGCCGCGGCCGCGTTCGCCATCGTCATCCTCGGCCTGAGCGAGACCGGCGTGTCCGCGTTCGCCATCGCGGCCGGGCTCGGCGTGGCGATCATCGTCTACGTGCTGTCGTTCCGCGACGGGGTGGTGGGCACCCGGCTCATCCTGATCGGCATCGGCATCGCCGCCATGCTGGACAGCGCCACCGCGTACGTGCTCAGCCAGGCCGCCCAGTGGGACCTGCAGCAGGCCGTACGGTGGCTGACCGGCAGCCTCAACGGCGCCACCTGGGACG from the Paractinoplanes abujensis genome contains:
- a CDS encoding FecCD family ABC transporter permease; the encoded protein is MTLPAVIHSRVRRSRRRALIIGVLVALIVALYTLSLMVGETFYPLSDVFRVIAGETVPGASFTVGELRLPRATLAALAGFCFGLGGVTFQTMLRNPLASPDVIGITSGASAAAAFAIVILGLSETGVSAFAIAAGLGVAIIVYVLSFRDGVVGTRLILIGIGIAAMLDSATAYVLSQAAQWDLQQAVRWLTGSLNGATWDETVPVLIALLVLGPVLLAQARNLIMLQLGDDTAAALGVRLERTRILVIVAAVGLLAFATAATGPIAFVAFLSGPIAARIIGPAGSLLVPAGLVGALLVLVADLIGQYAFDIRYPVGVITGVLGAPYLVYLLIRTNRAGGSL